In Mucilaginibacter auburnensis, the genomic stretch ATTGAAGGTTTTGTATTTGTAATTGCCTGATAGTAAAAATATTATGAAGTTTAAAATACTGTTGTTGACTGCGCCTATATTAACCCTGTCGGCCAGATTATTTGCTGCCGCTCCGGTTGATTCTATTGGTGTAGAGAACCTGGATGGTAAAAAGGTTATTTTGCACAAACTCGACCCTAAGGAAACTTATTATTCTTTAGGTCGAAAATATAATGTTAGTCCCAAAACTATCCAGCAATTCAATAACAATGTGGCTTTAAGAGTAGGAGGCCTTGTTAAAGTTCCAACTGAGTTGCCGTTTATAGCACCAACATCTCAGCCGGTAGTTACAGCTCCTGTAGCAACATCAACACCTCAGGCTGCTACACCTTCAACAGTTATGGCAAGCACCAGTTCTGATCCTAATGTGCAGCAATACAAAGTTTCGGCAGGCGAGACACTCTATTCTATTGCTAAACGTTTTAACTCTACAGTTGACGACATTGTTAAACTGAATAATCTGCCGTCAAGCAATGCGGTTGTGGGGCAATTATTGAAAGTTAAGTTAAATTCTGCCACGCCACCTCCCACACCACAGCCTGTTATTGCTAAAAGAGACTCTAACGTTTACACCAATGCACAGGATAGCATCAACGCCGTTAAATTTGGTGCCAACAGATATGGCTTGTATGAGAAAGCAGAGAAAGGCATAGCCGTATCAATGACCGATGAAGGTTTGGATCCTTCAAAAAAACTGGCGCTTCATGCTACTGCACCTGTGGGCACTGTTATAAAAATTACTAACCCCATGACCGGTAAAACTACTTTTGCCAAAGTTGTTGGAAGGTTTACAGAAAGCGAGGCCACTAAGGGTGCCATTATAGTTGTTACTAAAAACGTGTCCGATTCAATTGGTGCTTTAGATAAACGAGTTCAGGTAAACATTAGCTACGGCGTTCCTAATGAGTAAACCATATATTATTGGAATTGCCGGTGGAAGCGGCTCGGGTAAAACTTTCTTTTTAAACCGTTTTCTTGACCATTTTACCACAGATGAGGTATGTTTAGTATCTCAGGATGATT encodes the following:
- a CDS encoding DPBB and LysM peptidoglycan-binding domain-containing protein → MKFKILLLTAPILTLSARLFAAAPVDSIGVENLDGKKVILHKLDPKETYYSLGRKYNVSPKTIQQFNNNVALRVGGLVKVPTELPFIAPTSQPVVTAPVATSTPQAATPSTVMASTSSDPNVQQYKVSAGETLYSIAKRFNSTVDDIVKLNNLPSSNAVVGQLLKVKLNSATPPPTPQPVIAKRDSNVYTNAQDSINAVKFGANRYGLYEKAEKGIAVSMTDEGLDPSKKLALHATAPVGTVIKITNPMTGKTTFAKVVGRFTESEATKGAIIVVTKNVSDSIGALDKRVQVNISYGVPNE